From the Cryptosporangium phraense genome, one window contains:
- a CDS encoding GntR family transcriptional regulator, translated as MLDGGSVGASVASQRIADQVRERILDGTLPPGARIRQDDLAEELNASRLPVREALRILESSGLITLKSNRGAWVTQLDQRECELNYKIRERIEPLLLAESMRATTPADVGELVELQERIEATDDVETFLVLDRQLHWATYRNHDAPQLAQIVARLWDTTQHYRRAFSQRAWAEHRWTINSEHRLLIEAVRDSNVDIAQRVLEMHIRRTRIELLKHPEVFS; from the coding sequence GTGCTCGACGGGGGGTCGGTCGGCGCCTCGGTCGCGAGTCAGCGGATCGCCGACCAGGTGCGCGAACGCATTCTGGACGGGACGCTCCCGCCGGGCGCGCGGATCCGGCAGGACGACCTGGCCGAGGAGCTCAACGCCAGCCGGCTTCCGGTCCGCGAGGCGCTGCGCATCCTGGAGTCCAGCGGCCTGATCACGCTGAAGTCGAATCGTGGCGCCTGGGTCACCCAGCTCGACCAGCGCGAGTGCGAGCTGAACTACAAGATCCGCGAGCGCATCGAGCCGCTGCTCCTGGCCGAGAGCATGCGCGCGACGACCCCGGCCGACGTCGGCGAGCTGGTCGAGCTCCAGGAACGCATCGAGGCCACCGACGACGTCGAGACGTTCCTGGTGCTCGACCGGCAACTGCACTGGGCCACCTATCGGAATCACGACGCGCCGCAGCTGGCCCAGATCGTCGCGCGGCTGTGGGACACCACCCAGCACTACCGACGCGCCTTCAGCCAGCGGGCGTGGGCCGAGCACCGCTGGACGATCAACTCCGAGCACCGGCTGCTGATCGAAGCGGTCCGGGATTCGAACGTCGACATCGCGCAGCGGGTGCTCGAGATGCACATCCGGCGCACCCGGATCGAGCTGCTGAAACATCCCGAGGTCTTCAGCTGA
- a CDS encoding VOC family protein, with the protein MSPIPGLTHVDHIGLTVPDLDEAHDFFVDVLGCEYLYELGPFEHRDSWMSEHLNVADDTVMRRLRFYRLGGRAIFEIFEYEARDQRTTPPRNSDVGGHHVALYVDDLDAAVADLRGRGLTVFGDPTASRGPSEGQRWIYFLAPWGLQLELVSYPDGKAFDRGKR; encoded by the coding sequence ATGTCGCCGATCCCTGGCCTGACCCACGTCGACCACATCGGGCTCACGGTTCCCGACCTCGACGAGGCCCACGACTTCTTCGTCGACGTGCTCGGGTGCGAGTACCTGTACGAGCTCGGGCCGTTCGAGCACCGGGACAGCTGGATGAGCGAGCACCTGAACGTCGCCGACGACACCGTGATGCGCCGGCTGCGCTTCTACCGGCTCGGTGGCCGGGCGATCTTCGAGATCTTCGAGTACGAGGCCCGTGACCAGCGCACGACGCCGCCGCGCAACAGCGACGTCGGCGGCCACCACGTCGCGCTCTACGTCGACGACCTCGACGCGGCCGTCGCCGATCTCCGGGGGCGCGGCCTGACCGTGTTCGGCGACCCGACCGCCAGCCGGGGCCCCTCCGAGGGCCAGCGGTGGATCTACTTCCTCGCGCCGTGGGGACTGCAGCTGGAGCTAGTCTCCTACCCGGACGGGAAGGCTTTCGATCGGGGAAAGAGGTGA